From Streptomyces sp. NBC_00370, a single genomic window includes:
- a CDS encoding SRPBCC family protein, with the protein MTLINDADVSVPVTVQTRTTLSPREAFDIIVPIDLSRVFTGWGPFPGVRGAKNQTGAWDAAGQSRNPDLTDGSTAVERLTQYTAPHSFAYEITDFTNAMRRLVSGVRGEWTFSPDGDGTLIRWTYEFKPLPGRAPLLRRAVAPLWRRYMIDGVNKAARVAEEIAHRQ; encoded by the coding sequence ATGACACTGATCAATGACGCAGACGTCAGCGTCCCAGTCACCGTGCAGACCCGCACCACGCTCTCTCCGCGAGAAGCGTTCGACATCATCGTGCCGATCGACCTTTCCCGCGTCTTCACCGGCTGGGGCCCCTTCCCCGGCGTCCGTGGCGCGAAGAACCAGACCGGGGCGTGGGACGCGGCCGGCCAATCACGCAACCCGGACCTCACAGACGGCTCCACCGCCGTCGAGCGCCTGACCCAGTACACGGCCCCGCACTCCTTCGCCTACGAGATCACCGACTTCACCAACGCGATGCGACGCCTGGTCAGCGGCGTGCGCGGTGAATGGACCTTCAGCCCCGACGGAGACGGCACCCTCATCCGCTGGACCTACGAATTCAAGCCGCTGCCAGGACGCGCCCCGCTCCTGCGCCGGGCCGTGGCACCACTGTGGCGGCGCTACATGATTGACGGTGTGAACAAGGCGGCCCGGGTGGCGGAAGAGATCGCCCACCGACAGTGA
- a CDS encoding DUF6924 domain-containing protein — translation MLLIRTHHSDDDAWRDVLSRMGELPGLVAPRGGHEARAVPREPIPRRLIVVDDRAWQGATPEEVREILAADRRWIPDLVVLANDRTTANPHLRPLLAFRATDGDTFRITPRQAALTYLVLHRPYQEMTLEHFEEKAPAAPEWEPEEDETAEDWADDLPDPIGANLESLNRPPLYEPPTRALPVLTQENFGLLVRTDFTDAAAWASLLDTTYRPGPGYGDPIDDFSDYIDTVDDPTFQDSSPEQLMALVRDSQDPEQLAADVVVIADGTTMRDPGHRVLVVPLEGPIGHAFRMDPEQVGSMVGNLAIGNMDIEDFMGD, via the coding sequence ATGTTGTTGATCCGCACCCACCACAGCGACGACGACGCGTGGCGTGACGTGCTCTCCCGCATGGGCGAACTGCCCGGTCTGGTCGCTCCGCGCGGGGGCCACGAGGCCCGCGCTGTGCCGCGGGAGCCTATCCCCCGGCGCCTGATCGTCGTGGACGACCGCGCTTGGCAGGGCGCCACCCCCGAGGAGGTGCGCGAGATCCTGGCCGCAGACAGGAGGTGGATACCCGATCTGGTCGTGCTCGCCAACGACAGGACCACGGCCAACCCTCACCTACGTCCGCTGCTGGCCTTCCGCGCCACCGATGGGGACACGTTCCGGATCACGCCCCGTCAAGCGGCCCTGACCTACCTGGTGCTGCACCGCCCGTACCAGGAGATGACCCTGGAGCATTTCGAGGAGAAGGCCCCCGCCGCACCCGAATGGGAGCCCGAGGAGGACGAGACCGCGGAGGACTGGGCAGACGACCTCCCCGATCCCATCGGCGCCAACCTGGAGTCTCTGAATCGTCCACCGCTCTATGAGCCCCCGACCCGCGCCCTGCCCGTGCTCACCCAGGAGAACTTCGGTCTGCTCGTGCGCACCGACTTCACCGATGCCGCCGCCTGGGCTTCACTCCTCGACACCACGTACCGCCCAGGGCCGGGCTATGGCGACCCCATCGACGACTTCAGCGACTACATCGACACCGTGGACGACCCGACGTTCCAGGACTCCAGCCCGGAGCAGCTCATGGCGCTGGTCCGCGACAGCCAGGACCCCGAGCAGCTGGCCGCGGACGTCGTGGTGATCGCGGACGGGACCACCATGCGCGATCCCGGCCACCGCGTGCTGGTCGTACCCCTGGAGGGTCCCATCGGGCACGCCTTCCGGATGGACCCCGAGCAAGTCGGGAGCATGGTCGGCAATCTGGCGATCGGCAACATGGACATCGAGGACTTCATGGGCGACTAG